Proteins encoded by one window of Pseudonocardia alni:
- a CDS encoding MarR family winged helix-turn-helix transcriptional regulator has product MTRWLDEREQVAWRGLLRMQARLQGELHRRLQTGSGLSLTDFDVLVALTDRPDERCRVLELATLLEWEKSRLSHHLARMQKRGLVAREECDDDGRGNYVVLTEQGRAAIEAAAPGHVETVRELVFDALSDDDVAALTRITAAVQARLDGRDPR; this is encoded by the coding sequence GTGACACGGTGGCTGGACGAGCGCGAGCAGGTGGCCTGGCGAGGGCTGCTCCGGATGCAGGCACGCCTGCAGGGCGAGCTGCACCGGCGGCTGCAGACCGGGTCGGGGCTCTCGCTCACCGACTTCGACGTGCTGGTGGCCCTGACCGACCGGCCCGACGAGCGGTGCCGGGTGCTGGAGCTGGCGACGCTGCTGGAGTGGGAGAAGAGCAGGCTCTCCCACCACCTGGCCCGGATGCAGAAACGCGGCCTCGTCGCCCGCGAGGAGTGCGACGACGACGGCCGCGGCAACTACGTCGTGCTCACCGAGCAGGGCCGCGCGGCGATCGAGGCCGCGGCACCGGGGCACGTGGAGACCGTGCGGGAGCTGGTCTTCGACGCCCTCTCCGACGACGACGTGGCCGCCCTGACCCGGATCACCGCGGCCGTGCAGGCCCGGCTCGACGGTCGCGACCCCCGCTGA
- a CDS encoding iron-sulfur cluster assembly protein, translating into MSAPALARTSRTDQAFRALDAVVDPELDEPITDLEFVRSLDVDGDRVTVHLRLPTAFCAPNFAYLMCSDAKDVLTALDWTGEVVVELDDHHDSDLINAGLAADAGYKGTFRHEAESDLDELRETFRRKAHTAAMERSLTGLLRVDPDRTPESLHGVTLADLPAGPATDALLRRRAAIGLPTGGDRPVLVGHDGVPYPAEQVPLKLRMARSVRISIEGNAHFCRGLLKTRYPESVKGSVS; encoded by the coding sequence GTGAGCGCCCCCGCCCTCGCCCGCACCTCGCGTACGGACCAGGCGTTCCGGGCGCTCGACGCCGTCGTCGACCCCGAGCTGGACGAGCCGATCACCGACCTGGAGTTCGTCCGTTCCCTCGACGTCGACGGCGACCGGGTCACCGTGCACCTGCGCCTGCCCACCGCGTTCTGCGCGCCGAACTTCGCCTACCTGATGTGCTCGGACGCGAAGGACGTGCTCACCGCGCTGGACTGGACCGGCGAGGTCGTGGTCGAGCTCGACGACCACCACGACTCCGACCTCATCAACGCCGGGCTGGCCGCCGACGCCGGCTACAAGGGCACCTTCCGGCACGAGGCCGAGTCCGACCTCGACGAGCTGCGCGAGACCTTCCGGCGCAAGGCGCACACCGCCGCGATGGAGCGCTCGCTCACCGGGCTGCTGCGGGTCGACCCGGACCGGACGCCCGAGTCGCTGCACGGCGTCACCCTGGCCGACCTGCCCGCGGGCCCGGCCACCGACGCCCTGCTGCGCCGCCGCGCGGCGATCGGCCTGCCCACCGGCGGCGACCGGCCGGTCCTGGTCGGCCACGACGGCGTCCCGTACCCGGCCGAGCAGGTCCCGCTGAAGCTGCGGATGGCCCGCTCGGTGCGGATCTCCATCGAGGGCAACGCCCACTTCTGCCGCGGGCTCCTGAAGACCCGCTACCCCGAGTCCGTGAAGGGATCCGTGTCGTGA
- a CDS encoding NAD(P)-dependent alcohol dehydrogenase, translating into MRAVQVVGYHRPMELTEVPKPEVVDPFDVVVRIGGAGVCRTDLHVLEGQWAEKSQVTLPYTIGHENAGWVESVGSAVTHVREGDGVILHPLATCGLCRACRSGDDVHCTASAFPGIDTHGGYAEYLRTSARSVVKLDPSLQPADVAALADAGLTAYHAAAKASRRLGPRDTCVVIGAGGLGHIGIQVLKALTPARLVVLDRNPDAVKLALEIGADDGIVADGGQVDEVLSLTGGNGAEAVIDFVGEGGSTAQGLAMTRRAGDYHVVGYGENVDVPTIDLISAEVNVVGNLVGSYNDLCDLMELAARGRVTLHTSTYALDEFQSALDDLDAGKVRGRAILVP; encoded by the coding sequence GTGAGAGCAGTACAGGTGGTCGGCTACCACCGGCCGATGGAGCTGACCGAGGTCCCGAAGCCGGAGGTCGTCGACCCGTTCGACGTCGTCGTCCGGATCGGCGGGGCCGGGGTCTGCCGCACCGACCTGCACGTCCTCGAGGGGCAGTGGGCGGAGAAGTCCCAGGTGACGCTGCCCTACACGATCGGCCACGAGAACGCGGGCTGGGTCGAGTCCGTGGGGTCGGCCGTGACCCACGTCCGTGAGGGCGACGGCGTCATCCTGCACCCGCTCGCCACCTGCGGCCTGTGCCGCGCCTGCCGCTCCGGCGACGACGTGCACTGCACCGCCTCGGCGTTCCCGGGCATCGACACCCACGGCGGCTACGCCGAGTACCTGCGCACCTCGGCGCGCAGCGTCGTCAAGCTGGACCCGTCGCTGCAGCCCGCCGACGTCGCCGCCCTCGCCGACGCCGGTCTCACCGCCTACCACGCCGCGGCCAAGGCCTCACGCCGGCTGGGTCCGCGCGACACCTGCGTCGTCATCGGGGCGGGCGGGCTCGGCCACATCGGCATCCAGGTGCTGAAGGCGCTGACCCCGGCCCGGCTGGTCGTGCTCGACCGCAACCCGGACGCGGTGAAGCTGGCGCTGGAGATCGGCGCCGACGACGGGATCGTCGCCGACGGCGGGCAGGTCGACGAGGTCCTGTCGCTCACCGGCGGGAACGGCGCCGAGGCCGTCATCGACTTCGTCGGCGAGGGCGGCTCCACCGCCCAGGGCCTGGCGATGACCCGGCGCGCCGGGGACTACCACGTGGTCGGCTACGGCGAGAACGTCGACGTCCCGACGATCGATCTGATCTCGGCCGAGGTGAACGTGGTCGGCAACCTGGTCGGGTCCTACAACGATCTCTGCGACCTGATGGAGCTGGCCGCCCGCGGCCGGGTCACCCTGCACACCAGCACCTACGCCCTGGACGAATTCCAGTCCGCGCTCGACGACCTCGACGCCGGGAAGGTCAGGGGCCGCGCCATCCTGGTGCCCTGA
- a CDS encoding VOC family protein codes for MTDTGTPTDTTALDAARDRIRSAHLKPAGERPASTARGLHHTALVSSDVERTVRFYQDVLGFPLTELIENRDYPGSSHFFFDIGNGNLLAFFDFPGLDVGPYAEVLGGLHHMAISVEPQRWDELVARLAEAGVEHEVHSGVSVYFRDPDGARIELIADPLGEMYGQHVL; via the coding sequence ATGACCGACACCGGCACCCCCACCGACACCACCGCCCTCGACGCCGCCCGCGACCGGATCCGTTCCGCCCACCTGAAGCCGGCGGGGGAGCGGCCGGCCTCGACCGCCCGCGGCCTGCACCACACCGCCCTGGTGAGCTCGGACGTCGAGCGGACCGTGCGCTTCTACCAGGACGTCCTCGGCTTCCCGCTCACCGAGCTGATCGAGAACCGGGACTACCCGGGGTCCTCGCACTTCTTCTTCGACATCGGCAACGGGAACCTGCTCGCGTTCTTCGACTTCCCGGGCCTCGACGTCGGCCCCTACGCCGAGGTCCTCGGCGGGCTGCACCACATGGCGATCAGCGTCGAGCCGCAGCGGTGGGACGAGCTCGTCGCGCGGCTCGCCGAGGCCGGGGTGGAGCACGAGGTGCACTCCGGTGTCTCGGTCTACTTCCGCGACCCCGACGGTGCGCGCATCGAGCTCATCGCCGACCCGCTGGGGGAGATGTACGGCCAGCACGTGCTGTGA
- a CDS encoding helix-turn-helix domain-containing protein — translation MSSRYEEVRAMGQSLAPARISASWARSETYGAPTEAVDPAFTGAVDDGSLFARCGGEVLAGLHEGLPGEPISLMLTDADGIVVSRLCDERGLTDALDRTYLAPGFAFGEREAGTTGLGLALADRVPSLVRGDEHYCTGLWGYTCAAAPVLDPVDGSLLGSINLTTWSQRSDGLLLALARTAAGQTSALMLAHGRGASPRRAPRGEVFRVAPQPVGGTAALGPAWAAALDEVRDALRDGARVGVVGEPGAGKSALLAAALRTVRPRHRVLHARPPAAEDAVSWLSLWSPELGKDDTAVIAGRVHELPTPVATRLAALVRSLPGATLAVTAGGVDGVPDALSGLLDVVVEVPALRHRPEDVPVLAAHFARDGVAFTDAAARALRTYSWPGNVEQLRRTVRDASARSSLVDVRHLPPELLATRSGSLTRIESLERDELVRCLTEHGMSVTRAAETLGISRATAYRRVQRYGITTPR, via the coding sequence GTGAGCAGCAGGTACGAGGAGGTACGCGCGATGGGGCAGTCACTGGCTCCGGCCCGGATCTCGGCGTCCTGGGCGCGCAGCGAGACCTACGGCGCCCCCACCGAGGCGGTCGACCCGGCGTTCACCGGCGCCGTCGACGACGGCTCGCTGTTCGCCCGGTGCGGCGGCGAGGTGCTCGCCGGGCTGCACGAGGGCCTGCCGGGCGAGCCGATCTCGCTGATGCTGACCGACGCCGACGGCATCGTCGTCTCCCGGCTCTGCGACGAGCGCGGCCTGACCGACGCGCTGGACCGCACCTACCTCGCCCCCGGGTTCGCCTTCGGCGAGCGGGAGGCCGGGACCACCGGGCTCGGGCTGGCCCTGGCCGACCGGGTCCCCTCGCTGGTCCGCGGCGACGAGCACTACTGCACCGGGCTGTGGGGCTACACCTGCGCCGCCGCGCCCGTCCTCGACCCGGTCGACGGATCGCTGCTCGGCAGCATCAACCTCACCACCTGGTCGCAGCGCTCCGACGGGCTGCTGCTCGCGCTGGCGCGCACCGCGGCCGGGCAGACGTCCGCGCTGATGCTGGCGCACGGGCGCGGCGCGAGCCCCCGGCGCGCGCCGCGCGGCGAGGTCTTCCGGGTCGCCCCGCAGCCCGTCGGCGGGACCGCGGCGCTCGGCCCGGCCTGGGCCGCCGCGCTCGACGAGGTCCGCGACGCGCTGCGCGACGGCGCCCGGGTCGGGGTGGTCGGCGAGCCCGGCGCCGGCAAGTCCGCGCTGCTCGCCGCGGCCCTGCGCACCGTCCGCCCGCGGCACCGCGTGCTGCACGCCCGTCCGCCGGCCGCCGAGGACGCGGTGTCCTGGCTGTCGCTGTGGTCCCCGGAGCTGGGCAAGGACGACACCGCGGTGATCGCGGGCCGGGTGCACGAGCTGCCCACGCCCGTCGCGACCCGGCTGGCCGCGCTGGTGCGGTCGCTGCCGGGGGCGACGTTGGCCGTCACCGCCGGCGGCGTCGACGGGGTTCCGGACGCACTCTCGGGGCTGCTCGACGTCGTCGTGGAGGTGCCGGCGCTGCGGCACCGTCCCGAGGACGTACCGGTGCTGGCCGCGCACTTCGCCCGCGACGGGGTGGCCTTCACCGACGCCGCCGCCCGCGCCCTGCGCACCTACTCCTGGCCGGGCAACGTCGAGCAGCTGCGCCGCACCGTGCGCGACGCCTCGGCCCGCAGCAGCCTCGTCGACGTCCGGCACCTGCCCCCGGAGCTGCTCGCCACCCGATCCGGATCGCTGACCCGCATCGAGTCGCTGGAACGCGACGAGCTGGTCCGCTGTCTCACCGAGCACGGCATGAGCGTCACCCGGGCCGCCGAGACGCTCGGGATCAGCCGGGCGACGGCGTACCGGCGGGTGCAGCGGTACGGGATCACCACCCCGCGCTGA
- a CDS encoding NDMA-dependent alcohol dehydrogenase produces the protein MKTTAAVVYEAGKPIEIEELELDGPQQGEVLIRYTHAGLCHSDVHIAHGDLEARLPMVLGHEGAGIIEDVGPGVTRVKPGDHVVCSFIPNCGVCRWCATGQQAICDMGATILEGYLPGERFPFTGPKGQYGAMCMLGTFSQYSTIHQNSVVKVDDDLPLDKAVLVGCGVPTGWGSAVNAAKVEPGDTVIVAGVGGIGINAVQGARYAGAKNLIAVDPLANKREKAMELGATHAVATAAEAGDLARAMTNGNGADKTIVTAGIVTEEIVTGAFENTGKGGTVVLTGLNKLSTTNVQLPGSILTLFKKTVKGSLFGDCNPTVDIPKILGLYQSGDLKLDEIITRTYTLDQVNEGYDDLLNGKNVRGVLVHEH, from the coding sequence GTGAAGACCACGGCAGCAGTCGTCTACGAGGCCGGCAAGCCGATCGAGATCGAGGAGCTCGAGCTCGACGGGCCGCAGCAGGGTGAGGTCCTCATCCGCTACACCCACGCCGGGCTGTGCCACTCCGACGTCCACATCGCGCACGGCGACCTCGAGGCGCGCCTGCCGATGGTCCTCGGGCACGAGGGCGCCGGGATCATCGAGGACGTCGGCCCGGGTGTCACCCGGGTGAAGCCGGGCGACCACGTCGTCTGCTCGTTCATCCCCAACTGCGGGGTCTGCCGCTGGTGCGCGACCGGGCAGCAGGCCATCTGCGACATGGGCGCGACCATCCTCGAGGGCTACCTGCCGGGCGAGCGCTTCCCCTTCACCGGGCCGAAGGGCCAGTACGGCGCGATGTGCATGCTGGGCACGTTCTCCCAGTACTCCACGATCCACCAGAACTCGGTGGTGAAGGTCGACGACGACCTCCCGCTGGACAAGGCCGTGCTCGTCGGCTGCGGCGTGCCCACCGGGTGGGGCTCCGCGGTCAACGCGGCGAAGGTCGAGCCGGGCGACACGGTGATCGTCGCCGGCGTCGGCGGCATCGGCATCAACGCCGTCCAGGGCGCCCGCTATGCCGGCGCGAAGAACCTCATCGCCGTCGACCCGCTGGCCAACAAGCGCGAGAAGGCGATGGAGCTCGGCGCCACGCACGCCGTCGCCACCGCCGCCGAGGCCGGTGACCTGGCCCGCGCGATGACCAACGGCAACGGCGCGGACAAGACGATCGTCACCGCGGGCATCGTGACCGAGGAGATCGTCACCGGCGCGTTCGAGAACACCGGCAAGGGCGGCACCGTCGTGCTGACCGGCCTGAACAAGCTCTCGACGACCAATGTCCAGCTGCCGGGCTCGATCCTGACCCTGTTCAAGAAGACGGTGAAGGGCTCGCTGTTCGGCGACTGCAACCCGACCGTCGACATCCCGAAGATCCTCGGCCTCTACCAGAGCGGGGACCTGAAGCTCGACGAGATCATCACGCGGACCTACACCCTCGACCAGGTCAACGAGGGCTACGACGACCTGCTCAACGGCAAGAACGTCCGCGGCGTCCTCGTGCACGAGCACTGA
- a CDS encoding LLM class flavin-dependent oxidoreductase, protein MQFGVFTVSDVTPDPTTGRTPTEAQRIQDVLTIAKHAEQVGLDVFAIGEHHNPPFFSSSPTTTLGYLAGVTETLQLSTSTTLITTNDPVKIAEDFAMLQHVAGGRVDLMLGRGNTGPVYPWFGQDIRQGLNLAVENYALLRKLWDTEVVDWEGHFRTPLQGFTSTPRPLDGVAPFVWHGSIRSPEIAEQAAYYGDGFFHNHIFWPASHTKRMVEFYRTRWEHHGHGPADRAIVGLGGQVFMRRNSQDAVREFRPYFDNAPVYGHGPSLEDFTRETPLTVGSPQQVIERTLGFRDYVGDYQRQLFLIDHAGLPLKTVLEQLDLLGEEVVPVLRKEFAALRAPGVPDAPTHASLVAARDAAGTGSTDSTGTQEKEVA, encoded by the coding sequence GTGCAGTTCGGAGTCTTCACGGTCAGCGACGTCACGCCGGACCCGACGACCGGCCGCACGCCGACCGAGGCCCAGCGGATCCAGGACGTCCTGACCATCGCGAAGCACGCGGAGCAGGTCGGTCTCGACGTCTTCGCGATCGGCGAGCACCACAACCCGCCGTTCTTCTCCTCGTCGCCGACCACCACGCTCGGCTACCTCGCCGGCGTCACCGAGACCCTGCAGCTGTCGACCTCGACCACGCTGATCACCACGAACGACCCGGTGAAGATCGCCGAGGACTTCGCGATGCTGCAGCACGTGGCGGGCGGCCGCGTCGACCTCATGCTCGGCCGCGGCAACACCGGCCCGGTCTACCCGTGGTTCGGCCAGGACATCCGGCAGGGCCTGAACCTGGCGGTCGAGAACTACGCGCTGCTGCGCAAGCTGTGGGACACCGAGGTCGTCGACTGGGAGGGGCACTTCCGTACCCCGCTGCAGGGCTTCACCTCGACCCCGCGCCCGCTCGACGGCGTCGCGCCGTTCGTGTGGCACGGCTCGATCCGCAGCCCCGAGATCGCCGAGCAGGCCGCCTACTACGGCGACGGCTTCTTCCACAACCACATCTTCTGGCCGGCGTCGCACACGAAGCGGATGGTCGAGTTCTACCGCACGCGCTGGGAGCACCACGGTCACGGACCGGCCGACCGCGCCATCGTCGGCCTCGGTGGGCAGGTGTTCATGCGCCGCAACAGCCAGGACGCGGTGCGCGAGTTCCGGCCGTACTTCGACAACGCCCCGGTCTACGGGCACGGGCCCTCGCTGGAGGACTTCACCCGCGAGACCCCGCTGACCGTCGGCAGCCCGCAGCAGGTCATCGAGCGGACGCTGGGCTTCCGCGACTACGTCGGTGACTACCAGCGCCAGCTGTTCCTCATCGACCACGCCGGCCTGCCGCTGAAGACCGTGCTGGAGCAGCTCGACCTGCTGGGCGAGGAGGTCGTGCCGGTGCTGCGCAAGGAGTTCGCCGCGCTGCGCGCGCCGGGCGTCCCGGACGCGCCGACCCACGCCTCGCTGGTCGCCGCCCGCGACGCCGCGGGCACCGGCAGCACCGACAGCACCGGGACGCAGGAGAAGGAGGTCGCGTGA
- a CDS encoding DedA family protein, whose product MFGLADTVAALLAAIPAAPVRSLLVIGVGAFLEGPIVTVAAAALAGAGQLPWWGVWLAALVADVVGDTALYALGRNGDRPAIARVLNRLGLTEERREVLTREVHTHLPRIVIGAKLVDIGAIPAYLAAGLSKVGYRRFLAWIIPTSAVRAAVLVGIGYAAGDRLATDLESRPWLLVVGGIAVGLTLVLGRTAIVRATGSRRRADARS is encoded by the coding sequence GTGTTCGGACTCGCGGACACCGTGGCCGCACTGCTGGCCGCGATCCCTGCTGCGCCCGTCCGGTCGCTCCTCGTGATCGGGGTCGGGGCGTTCCTCGAGGGTCCGATCGTCACCGTCGCCGCCGCCGCGCTCGCCGGGGCCGGGCAGCTCCCCTGGTGGGGGGTGTGGCTGGCCGCGCTGGTCGCCGACGTCGTCGGGGACACCGCGCTCTACGCGCTGGGCCGCAACGGCGACCGGCCGGCCATCGCCCGCGTGCTGAACCGGCTGGGCCTGACCGAGGAGCGCCGCGAGGTGCTGACCCGCGAGGTCCACACGCACCTGCCGCGGATCGTCATCGGCGCCAAGCTCGTCGACATCGGCGCGATCCCGGCCTACCTGGCCGCCGGGCTGTCCAAGGTCGGCTACCGCCGCTTCCTGGCCTGGATCATCCCGACCAGCGCGGTGCGCGCCGCGGTGCTCGTCGGGATCGGCTACGCGGCCGGGGACCGGCTCGCCACCGACCTGGAGTCGCGGCCCTGGCTGCTCGTCGTCGGCGGGATCGCCGTCGGGCTGACCCTGGTCCTCGGGCGCACCGCGATCGTGCGGGCCACCGGCTCGCGACGTCGCGCCGACGCCCGGTCCTGA
- a CDS encoding AAA family ATPase, whose amino-acid sequence MGSVTNPAGPAAAGPAGTPVVGRGREVELLVAALEAGAHVVLEGPPGTGKTTLLRSVAEEAELPFVFVEGNAELTPARLVGHFDPAQVLERGYNPETFVDGPLAEALRSGALLYVEEINRIPEETLNVLITVMSEGELHVPRLGRITAHGGFRLVAAMNPFDAVGTARISSAVYDRVCRIAMGYQTAGDETAVVALRGPEVDEQWRAKVVSLVRRTREHPDVHVGSSVRGAIDIVRITTALAARRGRKTTDWRAGLDAALVALSGRIRLAESGSRSAEDIVRELYTAEFGREPADDADEAPDGGDASGGA is encoded by the coding sequence ATGGGGTCTGTCACGAACCCCGCGGGACCGGCTGCCGCCGGTCCCGCGGGGACCCCCGTCGTCGGCCGCGGCCGGGAGGTCGAGCTCCTCGTCGCGGCGCTGGAGGCCGGCGCCCACGTCGTCCTGGAGGGCCCGCCGGGCACCGGGAAGACGACGCTGCTGCGGTCGGTGGCCGAGGAGGCCGAGCTCCCGTTCGTGTTCGTCGAGGGCAACGCCGAGCTCACCCCGGCCCGGCTGGTCGGGCACTTCGACCCGGCCCAGGTCCTGGAGCGGGGCTACAACCCCGAGACCTTCGTCGACGGCCCGCTGGCCGAGGCGCTGCGCTCCGGGGCGCTGCTCTACGTCGAGGAGATCAACCGGATCCCGGAGGAGACCCTCAACGTCCTCATCACCGTGATGAGCGAGGGCGAGCTGCACGTGCCCCGGCTGGGCCGGATCACCGCGCACGGGGGATTCCGGTTGGTCGCCGCGATGAATCCGTTCGACGCCGTCGGCACCGCCCGGATCTCCTCTGCCGTCTACGACCGGGTCTGTCGGATCGCGATGGGCTACCAGACCGCCGGGGACGAGACCGCGGTCGTCGCGCTGCGCGGCCCCGAGGTCGACGAGCAGTGGCGCGCCAAGGTCGTCTCCCTGGTCCGGCGCACCCGCGAGCACCCGGACGTGCACGTCGGCTCCTCGGTCCGCGGCGCGATCGACATCGTCCGCATCACCACCGCGCTGGCGGCCCGCCGCGGCCGGAAGACCACCGACTGGCGCGCCGGGCTGGACGCGGCGCTGGTCGCGTTGTCCGGCCGCATCCGGCTCGCCGAGTCCGGCTCCCGCAGCGCCGAGGACATCGTCCGCGAGCTGTACACGGCCGAGTTCGGCCGGGAACCCGCCGACGATGCCGACGAGGCCCCGGACGGCGGTGATGCGTCGGGGGGAGCCTGA
- a CDS encoding vWA domain-containing protein → MARSSLAGHPGFTEISPEVGVLDPDAFDAALAERPDETLTLLVDMGKATDEKLRAAARRLAGRVVLEIGRSGRVTRRGIGRLRAVPADRGGDLDLDASLGAVAEARAARRPVGLDELTARTWARPALALCLVVDASGSMGGDRLAAAALTAAACAFRAPGDYAVLSFAAETRVLRDIGSTRPPSAVVDRVLGLRGHGVTALSGALRAATAQLERTRAERRIVVLLSDCRATDDHDPVPAARRVPELLILAPESDHEQAAELAARSNARWAPVAGPSDAPGVLRSLLGG, encoded by the coding sequence GTGGCCCGCAGCTCCCTGGCGGGCCACCCGGGGTTCACCGAGATCTCGCCCGAGGTCGGGGTGCTCGACCCCGACGCGTTCGACGCCGCGCTGGCCGAGCGTCCCGACGAGACGCTGACGCTGCTCGTCGACATGGGCAAGGCCACCGACGAGAAGCTGCGGGCGGCGGCCCGCAGGCTCGCCGGCCGGGTCGTGCTGGAGATCGGCCGCTCCGGCCGGGTCACCCGGCGCGGGATCGGCAGGCTGCGTGCGGTCCCGGCCGACCGCGGCGGTGACCTGGACCTGGACGCCTCGCTGGGCGCGGTCGCCGAGGCCCGCGCGGCGCGGCGACCGGTCGGGCTCGACGAGCTGACCGCGCGCACCTGGGCGCGGCCCGCGCTCGCGTTGTGCCTGGTGGTGGACGCGTCCGGGTCGATGGGCGGGGACCGGCTCGCCGCGGCGGCGCTGACCGCCGCGGCCTGCGCGTTCCGGGCGCCCGGTGACTACGCGGTGCTGTCGTTCGCGGCCGAGACCCGGGTCCTGCGCGACATCGGGTCCACCCGTCCGCCGTCGGCGGTCGTCGACCGGGTGCTGGGTCTGCGCGGGCACGGGGTGACCGCGCTGTCCGGTGCGTTGCGGGCGGCCACCGCGCAGCTGGAACGGACGCGGGCGGAGCGGCGGATCGTCGTGCTGCTCTCGGACTGCCGGGCCACCGACGACCACGACCCGGTCCCGGCGGCGCGGCGGGTCCCGGAGCTGCTGATCCTGGCCCCGGAGTCCGACCACGAGCAGGCGGCCGAGCTGGCCGCGCGCAGCAACGCGCGGTGGGCGCCGGTCGCCGGCCCGTCGGACGCACCGGGGGTGCTGCGGTCCCTCCTGGGTGGCTGA
- a CDS encoding amidohydrolase family protein: MYSKNGESYFIVDAHVALWDARPENQRNIHGKQFIDCFYDYHRNLSPESEVWPYEDYLYQGGERLMKDLFTDGHVDHAVFQPAYLGEFYDNGFGQTEEAFALAQAHPDKLTYNHHWDPRNGEQGLRQLREDAKRFGLKGAKLYTAEWHGESRGWKLDDHWSYKYLEAAQELGIRNIHIHKGPTIRPLDRDAFDVADVDKVATDFTDLNFVVEHCGLPRLEDFCWIATQEPNVHAGLAVAMPFIHTRPKYFGQIIGELLYWLGEDRIQFSSDYAIWTPRWLVERFVDFEIPDELSEYAPLTTAQKKKILGLNAAAMYDIEVPAELQLRDETPTEVPVAS, from the coding sequence ATGTACTCGAAGAACGGCGAATCCTATTTCATCGTGGACGCCCACGTGGCGCTGTGGGACGCACGCCCGGAGAACCAGCGCAACATCCACGGCAAGCAGTTCATCGACTGCTTCTACGACTACCACCGCAACCTGAGCCCCGAGTCCGAGGTCTGGCCCTACGAGGACTACCTCTACCAGGGCGGCGAGCGGCTGATGAAGGACCTGTTCACCGACGGCCACGTCGACCATGCCGTCTTCCAGCCCGCCTACCTGGGCGAGTTCTACGACAACGGGTTCGGCCAGACCGAGGAGGCCTTCGCCCTCGCCCAGGCCCACCCGGACAAGCTGACCTACAACCACCACTGGGACCCCCGCAACGGCGAGCAGGGCCTGCGGCAGCTGCGCGAGGACGCGAAGCGCTTCGGCCTGAAGGGCGCGAAGCTCTACACCGCGGAGTGGCACGGTGAGTCCCGCGGCTGGAAGCTCGACGACCACTGGTCCTACAAGTACCTCGAGGCGGCCCAGGAGCTGGGCATCCGCAACATCCACATCCACAAGGGCCCCACCATCCGCCCGCTGGACCGCGACGCGTTCGACGTCGCCGACGTGGACAAGGTCGCCACCGACTTCACCGATCTGAACTTCGTCGTCGAGCACTGCGGCCTGCCGCGCCTCGAGGACTTCTGCTGGATCGCCACCCAGGAGCCGAACGTGCACGCCGGCCTGGCCGTCGCGATGCCGTTCATCCACACCCGGCCCAAGTACTTCGGCCAGATCATCGGCGAGCTCCTGTACTGGCTGGGCGAGGACCGCATCCAGTTCTCCAGCGACTACGCGATCTGGACCCCGCGCTGGCTGGTCGAGCGCTTCGTCGACTTCGAGATCCCGGACGAGCTGTCCGAGTACGCGCCGCTGACCACCGCCCAGAAGAAGAAGATCCTGGGTCTCAACGCCGCGGCGATGTACGACATCGAGGTCCCCGCCGAGCTGCAGCTGCGCGACGAGACCCCGACCGAGGTCCCGGTGGCCTCGTGA
- a CDS encoding CE1759 family FMN reductase encodes MTTRRIVVLSAGLSTPSSTRLLADRLAAAVTAALADRGERAEVQVVELREHARDLADHLVAGFPNTALAPVLESVAAADAVVAVTPIFSASYSGLFKTFVDVLDRDALTGTPVLLAATGGTARHSLALEHAMRPLFAYLRAATVPTAVFAAPEDWGATEVGTTLDGRVGRAAGELADAVAARPPATRTDLFADVPDFTSLLKG; translated from the coding sequence ATGACCACCCGCAGGATCGTCGTGCTCAGCGCCGGGCTGTCGACGCCGTCGTCGACCCGGCTGCTGGCCGACCGCCTCGCCGCCGCGGTCACGGCCGCACTGGCCGACCGGGGCGAGCGGGCCGAGGTGCAGGTCGTGGAGCTGCGCGAGCACGCCCGCGACCTCGCCGACCACCTGGTCGCCGGCTTCCCGAACACCGCGCTGGCGCCGGTGCTGGAGTCGGTGGCCGCGGCGGACGCCGTCGTCGCCGTGACGCCGATCTTCTCGGCGTCCTACAGCGGGCTGTTCAAGACCTTCGTCGACGTCCTGGACCGCGACGCACTCACCGGCACCCCGGTGCTGCTCGCCGCGACCGGCGGCACGGCGCGGCACTCGCTGGCCCTGGAGCACGCGATGCGCCCGCTGTTCGCGTACCTGCGGGCCGCGACGGTCCCGACCGCGGTGTTCGCCGCACCCGAGGACTGGGGCGCGACCGAGGTGGGCACCACACTGGACGGCCGTGTCGGGCGCGCCGCGGGCGAGCTGGCCGACGCCGTCGCGGCCCGGCCGCCGGCCACCCGCACCGACCTGTTCGCCGACGTCCCCGACTTCACCTCACTGCTGAAGGGCTGA